Proteins found in one Oryza glaberrima chromosome 4, OglaRS2, whole genome shotgun sequence genomic segment:
- the LOC127771787 gene encoding acyl transferase 15-like yields the protein MKHVVITKSSPELVGLSTKPAPPPPGDISLSSFDEALAFAAFTSFHIFTNGIVEPAMAIKRALSQALVYYYPIAGRANFAAGERRLRISCTGEGVGFVAATASCALDDVKLFDPPFAAVLKELALDYPAEGCGEDDPLLLMQVTEFACGGFVVGVTWNHVVADGLGIAQFLQAVGDLARGLPRPSVFPVSCGDGSLPALPPLVAAIEKTMLSLETKRFAYLDITIPSTMIERVKAEYAAAAGDVDSGEPCTVFEAVTAALWRSRTRAVISSDDPDAPAPLVFAANARKHVGAKEGYYGNCVTSQVAVPTSDEVANGDLKHVVRLIRRAKEEIPLQFKNAGGGGMNGKRVKQLAGVLFGYSAFYVASWRNIGFEAPDFGGGRAARVMCHFEPTGVPSCVACLPRDGGGASVLSLCVRDEHVDAFLAELATLG from the coding sequence ATGAAGCATGTTGTCATCACCAAGTcctcgccggagctcgtcggcctGTCGAccaagccggcgccgccgccgcccggtgaCATCAGCCTCTCCTCCTTCGACGAGGCTCTTGCTTTCGCCGCCTTCACGTCATTCCACATCTTCACCAATGGCATCGTTGAGCCGGCCATGGCGATCAAGAGGGCACTGTCCCAAGCTCTGGTCTACTACTACCCCATCGCCGGCCGAGCTAatttcgccgccggcgaacggaGGCTCCGCATCTCCTGCACCGGCGAGGGCGTGGGCTTCGTCGCCGCCACGGCCAGCTGCGCTCTCGACGACGTCAAGCTGTTCGACCCGCCGTTCGCGGCGGTGTTGAAGGAGCTCGCCCTGGACTATCCGGCGGAGGGATGCGGCGAGGATGATCCGCTGCTGCTCATGCAGGTGACGGAGTTCGCCTGCGGCGGGTTCGTCGTCGGCGTGACGTGGAaccacgtcgtcgccgacggcttGGGGATCGCCCAGTTCCTGCAGGCCGTCGGCGACCTCGCGCGCGGGCTGCCCCGGCCGTCGGTGTTCCCGGTGAGCTGCGGCGATGGCTCCCtcccggcgctgccgccgctggtcGCCGCCATCGAGAAGACGATGCTGAGCCTGGAGACCAAGCGGTTCGCGTACCTCGACATCACCATCCCGTCGACCATGATCGAACGCGTCAAGGCGgagtacgccgccgccgccggcgacgtggacTCCGGCGAGCCGTGCACCGTGTTCGAGGCGGTCACCGCCGCGCTGTGGCGGAGCCGCACGCGCGCGGTCATCTCCTCCGACGACCCCGacgcgcccgcgccgctcgtCTTCGCGGCCAACGCGCGCAAGCACGTCGGCGCCAAGGAGGGCTACTACGGCAACTGCGTCACCTCGCAGGTGGCCGTGCCGACGAGCGACGAGGTGGCGAACGGCGACCTCAAGCACGTCGTCAGGCTGATCCGGCGAGCCAAGGAGGAGATACCGTTGCAGTTCAAgaacgccggcggcggtggcatgaACGGGAAACGCGTCAAGCAGCTGGCCGGCGTGCTGTTCGGGTACAGCGCGTTCTACGTGGCGAGCTGGCGGAACATCGGGTTCGAGGCGCCGGActtcggcggcgggcgggcggcgcgggtgaTGTGCCACTTCGAGCCGACGGGCGTGCCGAGCTGCGTGGCGTGCCtgccgcgcgacggcggcggcgccagcgttCTGTCGCTCTGCGTCAGGGACGAGCACGTCGACGCGTTCCTCGCAGAATTGGCAACTCTCGGCTGA